From Candidatus Woesearchaeota archaeon, the proteins below share one genomic window:
- a CDS encoding winged helix-turn-helix transcriptional regulator: protein MNRFISISPNDARVLDLLFRNPYEHYTMRHVAKLLQMSPGGAHKILKQLEADHVVVPEKIGTGIFYTLNLGSKVVRNLLAFILAQHELDEKKYQKMLEFPHCAALLVTDQKRVALFLDPPIPSPVFGEFAPENLVCSTVEEFYQNLLKRDKETLTLLRDAAILHGEEIIIQEVKKIKGYF from the coding sequence GTGAACAGATTTATATCGATTTCGCCGAACGATGCACGTGTTCTTGACCTTTTGTTTAGGAATCCCTATGAGCATTACACGATGAGGCATGTTGCCAAGCTCTTGCAGATGAGTCCGGGTGGGGCTCATAAGATACTGAAGCAGCTTGAGGCAGACCATGTTGTTGTACCGGAAAAGATTGGTACGGGAATCTTTTACACGTTAAATCTTGGCTCAAAGGTTGTACGAAACTTACTGGCCTTTATTCTTGCGCAGCATGAGCTTGATGAGAAAAAGTACCAAAAGATGTTGGAATTTCCTCATTGTGCTGCATTGCTTGTTACGGATCAGAAAAGGGTAGCATTATTTCTTGATCCTCCAATCCCTAGCCCTGTGTTTGGAGAATTTGCACCGGAAAATCTTGTCTGTTCAACTGTTGAAGAATTTTATCAAAACCTTCTCAAACGGGATAAAGAAACACTTACCTTATTGCGGGATGCAGCAATCCTTCATGGTGAAGAGATAATTATTCAGGAAGTGAAGAAAATCAAGGGGTAT